The following proteins are co-located in the Ailuropoda melanoleuca isolate Jingjing chromosome 13, ASM200744v2, whole genome shotgun sequence genome:
- the LOC100473459 gene encoding translational activator of cytochrome c oxidase 1 isoform X1: protein MAAWAAVSLSRVAARGLRGARGPGVRVALPPTLAASQPELMGCTPAPGRTLHLTAAVPAGHNKWSKVRHIKGPKDNERSRIFSKLCLSIRLAIKEGGPNPEHNSSLANILEVCRSKHMPKSTIEASLKMGKTKDVYLLYEGRGPGGSSLLIEALSDSGSKCYSDIRHILNKNGGMMADGARHSFDKKGVVVVEVEDREKQAVNLERALELAIEAGAEDVQEDEDEEEKNIFKFICDASSLHQVRKKLDSLGLCSVSCSLEFIPNTKVQLADPDLEQAALLIQALGNHEDVIQVYDNIE, encoded by the exons ATGGCAGCTTGGGCCGCCGTCAGCCTGAGCAGGGTCGCTGCTCGGGGCTTGCGGGGGGCGCGAGGCCCCGGGGTCCGGGTGGCTCTTCCGCCCACCCTCGCGGCCTCCCAGCCTGAGCTCATGGGCTGTACCCCGGCTCCGGGCAGGACGCTGCACCTCACCGCGGCGGTTCCTGCCGGGCACAACAAGTGGTCCAAAGTCCGGCATATCAAGGGTCCCAAGGACAACGAGAGGAGTCGCATCTTTTCCAAGCTCTGTTTGAGCATCCGCCTGGCAATTAAAG AAGGAGGCCCCAACCCTGAGCACAACAGCAGCCTGGCCAACATCTTAGAGGTGTGTCGCAGCAAGCACATGCCCAAGTCAACGATTGAGGCATCGCTGAAAATGGGG AAAACCAAGGATGTTTATTTGCTGTATGAGGGCCGAGGCCCTGGTGGCTCTTCTCTGCTCATTGAAGCATTATCTGACAGTGGCTCCAAGTGCTATTCAGACATCAGACATATCCTGAACAAGAATGG gGGAATGATGGCTGATGGAGCTCGCCACTCTTTTGATAAGAAGGGGGTGGTCGTGGTTGAAgtggaggacagagagaagcaagctGTGAACCTAGAGCGTGCCCTGGAGCTGGCAATTGAAGCAGGAGCTGAAGATGTCCaggaagatgaagatgaagaggaaaagaacatttttaaa TTTATCTGTGATGCTTCTTCACTGCATCAAGTGAGGAAGAAGCTGGACTCCCTGGGCTTGTGTTCGGTGTCCTGTTCACTAGAATTCATACCCAACACAAAGGTGCAGCTGGCAGACCCCGACCTGGAGCAGGCCGCCCTTCTCATCCAGGCTCTTGGCAACCATGAGGACGTGATCCAGGTCTACGACAACATTGAGTAA
- the LOC100473459 gene encoding translational activator of cytochrome c oxidase 1 isoform X2 has protein sequence MAAWAAVSLSRVAARGLRGARGPGVRVALPPTLAASQPELMGCTPAPGRTLHLTAAVPAGHNKWSKVRHIKGPKDNERSRIFSKLCLSIRLAIKGGPNPEHNSSLANILEVCRSKHMPKSTIEASLKMGKTKDVYLLYEGRGPGGSSLLIEALSDSGSKCYSDIRHILNKNGGMMADGARHSFDKKGVVVVEVEDREKQAVNLERALELAIEAGAEDVQEDEDEEEKNIFKFICDASSLHQVRKKLDSLGLCSVSCSLEFIPNTKVQLADPDLEQAALLIQALGNHEDVIQVYDNIE, from the exons ATGGCAGCTTGGGCCGCCGTCAGCCTGAGCAGGGTCGCTGCTCGGGGCTTGCGGGGGGCGCGAGGCCCCGGGGTCCGGGTGGCTCTTCCGCCCACCCTCGCGGCCTCCCAGCCTGAGCTCATGGGCTGTACCCCGGCTCCGGGCAGGACGCTGCACCTCACCGCGGCGGTTCCTGCCGGGCACAACAAGTGGTCCAAAGTCCGGCATATCAAGGGTCCCAAGGACAACGAGAGGAGTCGCATCTTTTCCAAGCTCTGTTTGAGCATCCGCCTGGCAATTAAAG GAGGCCCCAACCCTGAGCACAACAGCAGCCTGGCCAACATCTTAGAGGTGTGTCGCAGCAAGCACATGCCCAAGTCAACGATTGAGGCATCGCTGAAAATGGGG AAAACCAAGGATGTTTATTTGCTGTATGAGGGCCGAGGCCCTGGTGGCTCTTCTCTGCTCATTGAAGCATTATCTGACAGTGGCTCCAAGTGCTATTCAGACATCAGACATATCCTGAACAAGAATGG gGGAATGATGGCTGATGGAGCTCGCCACTCTTTTGATAAGAAGGGGGTGGTCGTGGTTGAAgtggaggacagagagaagcaagctGTGAACCTAGAGCGTGCCCTGGAGCTGGCAATTGAAGCAGGAGCTGAAGATGTCCaggaagatgaagatgaagaggaaaagaacatttttaaa TTTATCTGTGATGCTTCTTCACTGCATCAAGTGAGGAAGAAGCTGGACTCCCTGGGCTTGTGTTCGGTGTCCTGTTCACTAGAATTCATACCCAACACAAAGGTGCAGCTGGCAGACCCCGACCTGGAGCAGGCCGCCCTTCTCATCCAGGCTCTTGGCAACCATGAGGACGTGATCCAGGTCTACGACAACATTGAGTAA